A stretch of Anaeromyxobacter dehalogenans 2CP-1 DNA encodes these proteins:
- a CDS encoding ATPase domain-containing protein: MSTANGPLTPRAATGIPGLDDVLGGGFPRRRIHLLQGSPGAGKTTLSLQFLMEGVRQGESCLYIAMSESREEVASVAASHGWDLGGVAVFDASELDGSEEENTILEPAEVELGERMRAILTEVERVQPNRVVLDSCTELRLLAQTPIRYRRQLLALKRQLVEKDRTVLLLDNPSPESPDVLVQSLAHGVVVLEQLNPEYGAERRRLRVLKMRAASYRGGYHDFAIRTGGLRVFPRLVAAEHRAGATQPERCLTGLEPLDRMLGGGLDRGTSTLVVGPAGAGKSTLATQIVEAAARRGETVAVFAFDEPRATLLARARATGLDLAPYEEAGTVQVTQVDPAEISAGELIHQVRTAVERGARMVLIDSLNGLLQAMPSEGSLVLQVHEMLSFLAEKHVVTLLTMAQHGIIGEMLAPADVTYLADTVVLLRYFEAGGGVRKAISVVKKRLGAHESTIREYLPTATGLRLGAPLTAFRGVLTGVPEFEPGAAGAQLLPVQSP, encoded by the coding sequence ATGTCGACGGCCAACGGACCCCTCACCCCGCGTGCCGCGACCGGCATCCCCGGCCTGGACGACGTGCTGGGCGGCGGCTTCCCGCGGCGCCGCATCCACCTGCTCCAGGGATCACCGGGCGCCGGCAAGACCACGCTCTCGCTCCAGTTCCTGATGGAGGGCGTGCGCCAGGGCGAGTCCTGCCTCTACATCGCCATGTCCGAGTCGCGCGAGGAGGTCGCGAGCGTCGCGGCCTCGCACGGCTGGGACCTCGGCGGCGTCGCGGTGTTCGACGCGTCGGAGCTGGACGGCAGCGAGGAGGAGAACACCATCCTCGAGCCCGCCGAGGTGGAGCTCGGGGAGCGGATGCGGGCGATCCTCACCGAGGTGGAGCGCGTGCAGCCGAACCGGGTGGTGCTCGACTCCTGCACCGAGCTGCGCCTGCTGGCCCAGACGCCCATCCGCTACCGCCGCCAGCTGCTCGCGCTGAAGCGCCAGCTCGTGGAGAAGGACCGGACGGTGCTCCTGCTCGACAACCCGTCCCCCGAGTCGCCGGACGTCCTGGTGCAGAGCCTGGCGCACGGCGTGGTGGTGCTCGAGCAGCTGAACCCGGAGTACGGCGCCGAGCGGCGGCGCCTGCGCGTGCTGAAGATGCGCGCCGCCTCCTACCGCGGGGGATACCACGACTTCGCGATCCGCACCGGCGGACTGCGGGTGTTCCCGCGGCTGGTCGCTGCCGAGCACCGCGCCGGTGCCACCCAGCCCGAGCGCTGCCTGACCGGCCTCGAGCCGCTCGATCGCATGCTGGGCGGCGGCCTCGACCGCGGGACGAGCACCCTGGTCGTCGGCCCGGCCGGCGCGGGGAAGTCCACCCTCGCTACCCAGATCGTCGAGGCGGCCGCGCGCCGGGGCGAAACCGTCGCGGTGTTCGCGTTCGACGAGCCGCGCGCCACGCTCCTGGCGCGGGCGCGCGCGACCGGCCTGGACCTCGCCCCCTACGAGGAGGCCGGGACGGTGCAGGTCACGCAGGTCGATCCGGCCGAGATCTCCGCCGGCGAGCTGATCCACCAGGTCCGCACGGCGGTCGAGCGCGGCGCGCGGATGGTGCTGATCGACAGCTTGAACGGCCTGCTCCAGGCGATGCCGAGCGAGGGCTCGCTGGTGCTGCAGGTGCACGAGATGCTGAGCTTCCTCGCCGAGAAGCACGTGGTCACCCTGCTCACGATGGCGCAGCACGGGATCATCGGCGAGATGCTCGCCCCCGCCGACGTGACCTACCTCGCGGACACGGTCGTGCTCCTGCGCTACTTCGAGGCCGGCGGCGGCGTTCGGAAGGCGATCTCGGTGGTGAAGAAGCGCCTGGGGGCACACGAGTCCACCATCCGCGAGTACCTGCCCACGGCGACCGGGCTGCGGCTCGGTGCCCCGCTGACGGCGTTCCGGGGCGTGCTCACCGGCGTGCCCGAGTTCGAGCCCGGCGCCGCCGGCGCGCAGCTCCTGCCCGTCCAGTCTCCATGA